A window from Desulfovibrio subterraneus encodes these proteins:
- a CDS encoding LpxI family protein yields the protein MTRESIGIVAGKGQFPALVARGAREAGLGVVMCGFHGHTDPSLEHEADTFAMLHLGALNKLIEFFREHGVSRLCFAGAISKPKALDLRPDFRAAKVLFKLRSKGDDVLLRAVMDELESEGLRIVQAAELVPGLRGPSGVLTRRQPTAEEWEDLRYGWPIAQTIGRMDIGQCIVVKRGMVVAVEGLEGTDALLRRGAELGGEGCVAVKIVKPGQDERIDLPALGTATMRTLVDGKYACLAFHAGKTLFFDREEALKLADAHSLSIVGLDEAFGNE from the coding sequence ATGACAAGAGAATCCATTGGTATCGTGGCCGGAAAAGGACAGTTCCCCGCACTGGTGGCGCGCGGAGCCCGCGAGGCAGGGCTTGGCGTTGTCATGTGTGGTTTTCACGGCCATACGGACCCTTCTCTTGAGCATGAGGCTGATACCTTTGCCATGCTGCACCTTGGCGCCCTGAACAAGCTTATCGAATTTTTCCGGGAGCACGGCGTGAGCCGTCTCTGTTTTGCCGGAGCCATCAGCAAGCCCAAGGCGCTTGATCTGCGTCCTGATTTTCGAGCTGCCAAGGTCCTTTTCAAGCTCCGCTCCAAGGGTGACGATGTGCTGCTGCGGGCCGTGATGGATGAACTGGAATCTGAAGGTCTGCGCATTGTGCAGGCGGCCGAGCTTGTTCCCGGCCTGCGTGGGCCCTCCGGGGTGCTTACCCGACGCCAGCCCACGGCAGAAGAGTGGGAAGACCTGCGCTACGGCTGGCCCATTGCCCAGACCATTGGCCGTATGGACATCGGGCAGTGCATCGTGGTCAAGCGTGGGATGGTGGTTGCCGTGGAAGGGCTGGAAGGCACAGATGCCCTGCTGCGGCGCGGCGCGGAACTGGGCGGTGAGGGATGTGTGGCCGTGAAGATCGTCAAGCCCGGACAGGACGAGCGCATAGACCTGCCTGCCCTCGGAACCGCGACCATGCGTACGCTGGTAGACGGCAAATATGCCTGCCTTGCCTTTCATGCAGGAAAAACATTGTTCTTTGACAGGGAAGAGGCGCTGAAGCTTGCTGATGCCCACTCCCTGAGCATTGTCGGACTTGATGAAGCCTTCGGCAACGAATAG
- the lpxA gene encoding acyl-ACP--UDP-N-acetylglucosamine O-acyltransferase, which produces MASQIHPNAFVSPKAQIGEDVVIGPCAVIEEDVIIGDRCRIDAFASVKRFTRMGSGNHIHSYALVGGEPQDLKFAGEESWLEMGDDNNVREFATLHRGTEGGGGLTRIGDGNLFMAYTHVAHDCQLGNEIVMSNGATLAGHVSVQDRAILAGLSAVHQFVRIGAYAFVGGMSGISQDLPPYMLAVGNRAGVHGPNLVGLRRLQASRELIAALKGAFRLIWHSDTPRKEALEQLEYEFGTFPEILGFVEFIRSSERGILPAD; this is translated from the coding sequence ATGGCCAGTCAGATTCACCCGAACGCCTTTGTTTCTCCCAAGGCCCAGATTGGCGAAGACGTTGTCATCGGCCCTTGTGCCGTTATCGAGGAAGACGTCATCATCGGTGACCGCTGCCGTATTGATGCCTTTGCCTCGGTAAAGCGTTTTACCCGCATGGGGTCCGGTAACCACATCCATTCATACGCCCTTGTGGGCGGCGAGCCGCAGGATCTCAAATTCGCCGGCGAAGAAAGCTGGCTGGAGATGGGCGACGATAACAATGTGCGCGAATTCGCCACGCTGCATCGCGGCACAGAAGGCGGGGGCGGTCTGACCAGGATCGGCGACGGCAACCTCTTCATGGCGTACACTCACGTGGCGCATGACTGCCAGCTGGGTAACGAGATTGTCATGTCCAACGGTGCGACCCTTGCGGGCCACGTTTCCGTGCAGGACAGGGCCATTCTCGCAGGGCTTTCGGCTGTGCACCAGTTCGTACGCATCGGCGCTTACGCCTTTGTGGGCGGCATGAGCGGCATCAGCCAGGATCTGCCCCCCTACATGCTCGCTGTGGGCAACCGCGCGGGTGTGCATGGCCCCAACCTTGTGGGGCTGCGCCGTCTGCAGGCTTCCCGCGAACTGATTGCGGCCCTGAAGGGTGCTTTCCGTCTCATCTGGCATTCGGATACCCCCCGCAAGGAAGCTCTGGAGCAGCTCGAATACGAATTCGGTACGTTCCCCGAGATTCTTGGCTTTGTGGAATTCATTCGCAGCAGCGAGCGAGGCATTCTACCCGCTGACTAG
- the fabZ gene encoding 3-hydroxyacyl-ACP dehydratase FabZ, which yields MTQENPNSFDIRKILGLLPHRYPFLLVDRVVDYVPGQSIVAYKNVSFNEPFFQGHFPGIPVMPGVLIMEALAQAGGILVIKSTDTTIEDKLFLFTGMEKVRFRKPVYPGDKLELHCSLIRQKLKLWKMEGKAYVDGKLAAEAEMTAAIMNKEDM from the coding sequence ATGACCCAAGAGAATCCCAATTCTTTTGATATCCGAAAAATTCTGGGCCTGCTGCCGCACCGTTACCCGTTTTTGCTGGTTGACCGTGTGGTGGATTATGTTCCCGGTCAAAGCATCGTCGCCTACAAGAACGTCTCCTTCAACGAGCCGTTCTTTCAGGGACATTTTCCCGGCATTCCCGTAATGCCCGGTGTGCTCATCATGGAAGCGCTGGCGCAGGCCGGCGGCATTCTGGTGATCAAGAGTACCGATACCACCATTGAAGACAAGCTCTTCCTGTTTACCGGCATGGAGAAGGTGCGCTTCCGCAAGCCTGTCTATCCCGGCGATAAGCTTGAGCTGCATTGCTCTCTCATCCGTCAGAAGCTCAAGCTCTGGAAGATGGAAGGAAAGGCGTATGTTGACGGCAAACTGGCCGCAGAAGCGGAAATGACCGCTGCCATCATGAACAAAGAGGACATGTAG
- the lpxD gene encoding UDP-3-O-(3-hydroxymyristoyl)glucosamine N-acyltransferase produces the protein MTRRLSDIASELGLELRGEDMDVSSVNTLENAGPDEVSFLANPKYVPQLATTAAGAVICSAEFAGEVKRALVSENPYLDFGRCVSLFAKPQGGMKGIHAMAFIDPDAKVAEGCTVYPFAFVGPRAEVGADTVIFPGCYIGEDCRVGSGCILYPNAVLMAGTVMGDDCIVHAGVVLGADGFGFAPTPYGIQKIPQIGTVTIGSDVEIGANTAIDRAVLGTTSVGDSTKIDNLVQIGHNVQIGDQCLIVSQVGISGSTKVGNNVTMAGQVGVAGHLTIGDGVTIGPKSGVAKDIAPGLTVGGQPVVDKGTYIRTLTIMPKLPDMYKRLMRLEKELAELKNEAEK, from the coding sequence ATGACGCGCAGGCTTTCCGATATCGCAAGCGAACTGGGGCTTGAACTGCGTGGTGAAGACATGGATGTTTCCAGCGTCAACACCCTTGAAAACGCAGGGCCCGACGAGGTCAGCTTTCTTGCGAATCCTAAATATGTTCCGCAGCTGGCGACCACCGCTGCCGGAGCAGTAATCTGCAGCGCCGAATTCGCCGGTGAGGTGAAAAGGGCGCTTGTCAGCGAGAATCCCTATCTGGATTTCGGTCGGTGTGTTTCACTGTTTGCCAAGCCTCAGGGCGGCATGAAGGGGATTCATGCCATGGCATTCATTGATCCTGATGCAAAGGTTGCTGAAGGCTGCACCGTGTATCCGTTTGCCTTTGTCGGTCCCCGGGCTGAAGTGGGCGCAGATACGGTAATTTTCCCCGGTTGTTATATCGGGGAAGACTGCCGTGTCGGTTCGGGATGCATCCTGTATCCCAATGCCGTGCTTATGGCTGGTACCGTTATGGGAGATGACTGCATCGTGCACGCCGGTGTGGTGCTCGGAGCCGACGGCTTCGGGTTTGCACCGACGCCGTATGGCATTCAGAAGATTCCCCAGATCGGTACCGTAACCATTGGCAGCGATGTGGAAATAGGCGCGAACACCGCCATCGACCGTGCGGTGCTCGGCACCACCTCGGTCGGCGATTCCACCAAGATCGACAATCTGGTGCAGATAGGCCACAATGTGCAGATAGGCGACCAGTGCCTCATCGTCTCGCAGGTGGGCATATCCGGTTCCACCAAGGTCGGTAACAATGTTACCATGGCCGGACAGGTGGGCGTTGCCGGACATCTGACCATCGGCGATGGAGTCACCATCGGTCCCAAGTCAGGTGTGGCCAAGGATATTGCCCCCGGCCTGACCGTGGGCGGCCAGCCCGTTGTGGACAAGGGCACATACATCCGCACGCTGACGATCATGCCGAAGCTGCCGGATATGTATAAGCGCCTGATGCGCCTTGAGAAGGAACTCGCTGAACTCAAGAATGAAGCGGAGAAGTAA
- a CDS encoding OmpH family outer membrane protein yields the protein MRKAIFLSLLMVLLATVPAFAGKIGYVDSIKLVTESEPAKAASEKMEKDFGPENKEVVALIKQYQKKMEEMKVQAAALSEAAREDKKVELLRLKRDVEDRQRALARKVQAANESVRHTIAAMIVKATQDFAKKNQYDMIFDKAYPSMVYATSSLDVTKEVMVELNRVYRENKKQ from the coding sequence ATGCGTAAGGCAATTTTTCTTTCTTTGCTGATGGTTCTGTTAGCCACTGTTCCTGCTTTTGCCGGCAAGATCGGGTATGTCGATTCCATCAAGCTGGTAACTGAATCCGAGCCTGCAAAGGCTGCTTCCGAAAAGATGGAAAAGGACTTCGGTCCCGAGAACAAGGAAGTTGTTGCGCTGATCAAGCAGTACCAGAAGAAGATGGAAGAAATGAAGGTTCAGGCCGCTGCGCTTTCCGAAGCTGCCCGTGAAGACAAGAAGGTTGAACTGCTCCGTCTTAAGCGTGACGTGGAAGACAGACAGCGCGCCCTTGCCCGCAAGGTACAGGCTGCCAACGAAAGCGTCCGTCACACCATCGCCGCCATGATCGTGAAGGCTACCCAGGACTTCGCCAAGAAGAACCAGTACGACATGATCTTCGACAAGGCATATCCTTCCATGGTGTATGCCACTTCCAGCCTGGATGTGACCAAGGAAGTCATGGTGGAGCTGAACCGCGTATACCGTGAAAACAAGAAGCAGTAA